One window of the Candidatus Jettenia sp. genome contains the following:
- a CDS encoding efflux RND transporter periplasmic adaptor subunit has protein sequence MKNPILRFKKILAVGVLILIGIILAFVILRMEKTGTEQNHEHAHEDTALHQHEEDDEARGSHGGKLLSEANFQIEVMIYEQGIPPQFRVYAYDKGERIDPHEVKVTIELQRLGDRREVINFQPEGEYLRGDKIIEEPHSFDVTVIAEWRDTTYRWEYSQREGRVELSPEVIRDLGIVIETAGPVQMKTTLEFPGEIKLNADKVIHVVPRVSGVVVEVYKNLGDTVKHGEVIAILDSHEVAEIKSEYRASVKRLELTQATFQRKERLWKQKISSEKEYLESRQNLAEAEIKLQEVTQKLLILGFSQADLENIPEKTGKNLSRYEIRTLFNGVVIEKHISVGEAIEDDADIFVLADLSTVWAEVTIYARDLNAVRVGQDVTVKSDVLGLKTKGTLTYLGSLVGEQTRAATGRVVIQNTEGHWRPGLFVTVEIVQEEVTIPLAVSTNAIQSLYDHPGVFAKYGNLFEFRPLELGRSGEQWIEVLHGISPGQQYAAENSFILKAELGKAGAVHEH, from the coding sequence ATGAAAAATCCAATACTTCGTTTTAAAAAAATATTAGCGGTCGGTGTACTTATTCTCATAGGAATTATTCTCGCATTCGTGATTCTCCGTATGGAGAAAACAGGAACAGAGCAGAATCATGAACATGCTCATGAAGATACGGCATTACACCAACATGAGGAAGATGATGAAGCAAGGGGATCCCATGGAGGAAAATTATTATCAGAAGCAAATTTTCAAATTGAAGTTATGATCTACGAACAAGGTATTCCTCCTCAATTCAGGGTCTATGCATATGATAAAGGAGAAAGGATTGACCCTCATGAGGTAAAAGTAACCATTGAGCTGCAGAGGCTTGGCGATCGTAGAGAAGTAATTAATTTCCAACCTGAAGGCGAGTATCTTCGTGGTGATAAGATTATTGAAGAGCCACACTCCTTTGACGTCACAGTAATAGCGGAATGGAGAGATACTACTTACCGGTGGGAATATTCCCAAAGAGAAGGAAGGGTAGAACTTTCTCCTGAAGTAATACGTGACCTGGGGATTGTTATTGAGACTGCAGGTCCCGTTCAAATGAAAACCACACTCGAATTTCCTGGTGAAATCAAGCTGAATGCAGACAAGGTAATCCATGTTGTTCCAAGGGTATCGGGCGTGGTAGTGGAGGTATATAAAAACCTCGGCGACACCGTTAAGCACGGCGAAGTCATTGCCATCCTTGACAGCCATGAAGTAGCAGAGATCAAGAGTGAATATCGGGCTTCCGTGAAACGATTGGAATTGACACAAGCAACTTTTCAACGAAAAGAACGTCTCTGGAAACAGAAAATCTCTTCCGAAAAAGAATACCTCGAAAGCAGGCAGAATCTGGCAGAGGCAGAAATAAAGCTGCAAGAGGTTACACAAAAATTGTTGATACTAGGATTCTCACAAGCTGATTTAGAAAACATACCGGAAAAAACAGGAAAAAATCTTTCCCGATATGAGATCCGCACACTGTTTAACGGCGTGGTTATTGAAAAGCATATCTCTGTCGGCGAGGCAATCGAGGACGATGCAGACATCTTTGTCCTTGCAGATCTTTCAACAGTCTGGGCCGAAGTTACCATATACGCCAGGGATCTCAATGCGGTGAGGGTCGGGCAAGATGTTACGGTAAAATCTGACGTGTTAGGTCTAAAAACGAAGGGTACCCTTACGTATCTAGGATCCCTTGTTGGGGAACAAACACGAGCTGCCACAGGAAGGGTTGTTATACAGAACACAGAGGGACATTGGCGGCCAGGCCTTTTCGTGACAGTTGAAATTGTACAAGAGGAGGTAACCATACCTTTAGCGGTATCGACAAATGCAATTCAATCGCTCTATGACCATCCCGGAGTTTTTGCGAAATATGGTAATCTGTTTGAGTTTCGTCCATTAGAGTTAGGCCGGAGTGGTGAACAATGGATAGAGGTATTGCATGGCATATCACCGGGCCAGCAGTATGCTGCAGAGAATAGCTTTATCCTCAAAGCCGAATTGGGTAAGGCAGGAGCGGTGCATGAGCATTGA
- the mscL gene encoding large conductance mechanosensitive channel protein MscL: protein MWKEFREFIARGNVIDLAVAFIMGAAFGKIVTSLVEGILMPPIGLLLNRVDFSSLFYVLDRSKGMPASFADAKAKGIPIVAYGSFINDVINFLIIAFVVFLLVKVVNRIKSKKEVTSDEPTVKDCPYCLSTIPIKATRCAHCTVDLKKV from the coding sequence ATGTGGAAAGAATTCAGAGAGTTTATTGCCCGTGGCAATGTAATTGATTTGGCTGTCGCATTCATTATGGGTGCAGCTTTTGGCAAAATAGTTACCTCTCTTGTCGAAGGTATCCTTATGCCACCAATCGGATTACTCCTCAACAGGGTGGATTTTAGCAGTCTGTTTTATGTACTCGATCGATCAAAAGGTATGCCTGCATCCTTTGCAGATGCAAAGGCCAAAGGAATTCCGATTGTAGCCTATGGTTCGTTCATCAATGATGTAATTAATTTCTTAATTATTGCTTTCGTCGTATTCTTGCTTGTGAAGGTAGTCAATCGGATCAAGAGCAAGAAAGAAGTAACATCAGATGAGCCTACGGTAAAGGATTGTCCTTATTGTTTATCTACAATTCCCATTAAAGCAACGCGGTGTGCACACTGCACCGTGGATTTAAAAAAAGTATAA
- a CDS encoding DUF748 domain-containing protein, translated as MSEQKNDTRRHQKKFFNTWYKQLFLWIAIAAVVIFAFRLALDPIASYFTQQALDGLENYKGSFQDVSLSIIPPRYEITSVKIFEEPAGRSDEPFFFAEQVKVNMVWKQLLKGTLVARVDVDHPKVTVVKERVVPPEEKKPVRIPDIGAQLKKAPPLRIDRVEVNEAEIVFIDATEENQPRIWLHDMEVKVKNIATREKLARDMPTTVSANAILQKSGNLTFSLSANPWKKGLNFTGKTALKGLALTDLSQFAVAQSDLKPIKGTVDLFVSFEVEKNQITGGVKPVLHNVDVAPEKPSFLDWIKSKVVDTTLSIFSSSPEQAPEQEKMATIIPIKGTITDPNPQILPTILGIIRNAFVEGITAGFANLPPPTAPEKEGVVEQVIDALTPGEGPPQAQPEKGEEKKE; from the coding sequence ATGTCAGAACAGAAAAACGATACCCGCAGACACCAGAAGAAGTTTTTCAATACCTGGTATAAACAACTCTTCTTATGGATTGCTATTGCCGCAGTTGTGATCTTTGCTTTCCGCCTGGCGCTTGATCCTATAGCCAGCTACTTTACTCAGCAGGCACTCGATGGATTAGAAAATTATAAAGGGAGTTTTCAGGACGTTTCTCTGTCAATCATACCCCCCCGATATGAAATCACCAGTGTCAAGATCTTCGAGGAACCTGCCGGCAGATCAGATGAGCCTTTCTTTTTTGCAGAACAGGTGAAGGTTAACATGGTATGGAAACAACTCCTGAAGGGAACCCTGGTTGCACGGGTAGATGTTGATCATCCCAAGGTAACGGTTGTGAAGGAGCGGGTAGTGCCACCGGAAGAAAAGAAACCTGTGCGTATCCCTGACATAGGCGCACAACTCAAAAAAGCTCCACCCCTGCGCATAGACCGTGTAGAGGTAAATGAAGCCGAGATTGTTTTTATCGACGCAACAGAGGAAAACCAGCCGCGGATCTGGCTCCATGATATGGAGGTAAAGGTGAAAAATATCGCCACACGGGAAAAACTGGCGCGAGATATGCCAACTACCGTATCCGCTAATGCAATACTGCAAAAATCAGGAAATCTCACCTTTTCCCTTTCTGCCAATCCCTGGAAGAAGGGACTCAACTTCACGGGGAAAACAGCACTAAAAGGCCTGGCTCTCACTGATCTCTCTCAATTCGCTGTTGCACAATCAGACCTCAAACCGATAAAGGGTACTGTCGATCTTTTTGTTTCATTTGAAGTTGAAAAGAATCAAATTACCGGTGGAGTTAAGCCCGTCCTCCATAATGTAGACGTCGCCCCTGAAAAGCCCTCCTTCTTAGACTGGATCAAGTCTAAGGTTGTGGATACAACTCTGTCAATCTTCTCCAGCAGTCCAGAGCAGGCCCCGGAGCAAGAAAAGATGGCTACTATCATTCCTATCAAAGGTACCATTACAGATCCCAATCCACAAATTCTCCCTACTATCCTGGGAATTATCCGTAATGCCTTCGTTGAAGGTATAACCGCAGGATTTGCCAACCTGCCACCACCAACTGCGCCAGAAAAGGAAGGTGTGGTAGAACAGGTAATCGATGCCCTAACTCCAGGAGAGGGACCACCTCAGGCTCAGCCAGAAAAAGGTGAAGAGAAAAAAGAGTAG
- a CDS encoding acetylserotonin O-methyltransferase, with product MNNVNHSSVDYLVQLSCGYWKSCILFAAVEFDIFTLINNGKHTRKDISQSIRSDERATEMLLNALVSLELLTKQADRYDNSQISELYLVKGKPYYQGDFIHHLHNIMENWTMIRETIETGKAVSLKDLPEEVDPHDLRDFITAMHTIASVKTEILCSKICLKEAKTLLDLAGGPGTYAIACAKANPQLRAVVFDLEHVVKLTREFIQAAGMEDRVITQAGNCLEDSFGENAYDAILASNLLHIYNPENNRKILKKCHDALRSGGQVIIHEFVLDETRTHPQFAALFSLNMLIGTQEGASYSESEYRAWLENAGFKDIKRIDLVSNSSLIIGKKIL from the coding sequence ATGAATAACGTAAACCATTCATCTGTTGATTATCTCGTCCAGCTTAGTTGTGGCTATTGGAAATCTTGTATTCTCTTTGCTGCCGTAGAATTTGATATATTTACCCTGATCAATAACGGCAAGCATACCAGGAAAGATATCTCGCAATCAATCCGTTCTGATGAACGTGCTACTGAGATGCTTCTGAACGCCCTCGTTTCACTTGAACTACTTACGAAGCAGGCAGACCGTTACGATAATTCTCAAATTTCAGAGCTCTATTTAGTAAAGGGAAAGCCTTATTATCAGGGTGATTTTATTCATCATCTCCATAATATCATGGAAAACTGGACGATGATCCGGGAAACAATAGAAACGGGGAAGGCTGTCTCGTTGAAGGATCTGCCTGAGGAGGTAGACCCTCATGATCTCAGAGATTTTATTACCGCAATGCATACTATTGCCTCGGTAAAGACAGAGATTCTTTGCAGCAAGATTTGTTTAAAAGAAGCAAAAACGCTCTTAGACCTTGCAGGCGGCCCTGGCACATACGCCATTGCATGTGCAAAGGCTAACCCTCAGCTCCGTGCTGTGGTTTTTGATCTGGAGCATGTCGTTAAACTTACCCGGGAATTTATACAAGCTGCTGGCATGGAAGACCGGGTTATTACACAAGCAGGCAATTGCCTGGAGGATTCTTTTGGGGAGAATGCCTACGATGCCATTCTTGCTTCAAATCTTCTCCATATTTATAATCCCGAAAATAATAGAAAAATACTCAAGAAGTGTCATGATGCCTTAAGAAGCGGCGGGCAGGTTATTATCCACGAATTTGTGCTGGACGAAACCAGAACCCATCCGCAGTTTGCTGCGCTCTTCAGCTTAAATATGCTTATTGGTACACAAGAAGGCGCATCTTATAGCGAATCTGAGTACAGGGCATGGCTTGAGAACGCTGGCTTTAAAGATATTAAAAGGATTGATCTGGTATCCAATTCATCACTAATTATTGGTAAAAAGATCCTATAA
- a CDS encoding AI-2E family transporter: MNKENAEQEQRNQEIDPDTVHTNRSAFAQRVLLAVGIGTFIIILLLVFWTTIDVLLLIFASALMAIFLRGLSNLIRKYTHLSIGLSLVIVLFSLIGIFGVVTWFIVPKVTEQIDQLAQTLPQSIQQLRDQLMQYTWVKRLLTKVPSINEIMSGKMNVLSKIGSFFSATFGLVANFLIIIIVGLFLSINPKSYIKGIVKLVPIKKRKRAQEVLNNVEETLFWWLVGKIISMAIIAMFTGLGLNLLGIPVAMALGFIAGIFTFIPNIGPILSAIPAVLLAFMQSPMKAFYIVLLYFAIQGIESYLITPYIERRATSIPIALVIIAQVLMGVLLGFLGLVFATPLVAAIIVLVKMLYLEDTLGDTVKSD; encoded by the coding sequence ATGAATAAAGAGAATGCAGAACAGGAACAAAGAAATCAGGAGATCGACCCAGATACTGTGCATACAAATCGTTCTGCTTTTGCACAACGTGTTCTCTTAGCAGTAGGGATTGGCACATTCATCATTATCTTATTGCTAGTATTCTGGACGACTATTGATGTGCTTTTGCTTATCTTTGCAAGCGCATTAATGGCAATTTTCCTGCGTGGCCTCAGTAACCTTATCAGAAAATACACCCATCTCTCCATCGGCTTATCGCTGGTAATAGTCCTGTTTAGCCTTATCGGCATCTTCGGCGTAGTTACCTGGTTTATTGTGCCTAAAGTAACAGAACAAATTGACCAATTAGCACAGACCCTTCCCCAATCGATACAACAGCTCAGAGATCAGCTCATGCAATATACATGGGTCAAGAGACTCCTTACAAAAGTACCCAGTATCAACGAAATTATGTCTGGAAAAATGAATGTATTATCAAAAATCGGCAGCTTTTTTTCAGCAACATTTGGCCTTGTAGCAAATTTCCTCATTATCATAATTGTCGGTTTATTTCTTTCTATTAATCCCAAATCTTACATAAAAGGCATTGTAAAACTCGTCCCTATAAAGAAACGGAAGCGTGCTCAAGAGGTTTTGAATAACGTTGAGGAAACTTTATTTTGGTGGCTTGTGGGCAAGATTATATCAATGGCTATTATTGCCATGTTTACCGGATTAGGGTTGAACCTGCTTGGTATACCTGTTGCAATGGCACTGGGCTTCATCGCCGGGATATTCACATTCATCCCCAATATAGGTCCGATCCTCTCGGCTATACCGGCCGTGTTACTCGCGTTCATGCAAAGTCCTATGAAGGCATTCTATATCGTACTCCTTTACTTCGCTATCCAGGGCATCGAGAGCTATTTGATCACACCCTATATCGAACGACGCGCCACATCAATACCAATAGCTCTGGTTATTATTGCTCAGGTGTTAATGGGAGTTCTCTTAGGATTTCTGGGCCTCGTGTTTGCAACTCCTCTTGTGGCTGCCATTATTGTACTGGTAAAAATGCTTTACCTTGAAGATACACTGGGTGATACGGTAAAATCAGATTGA
- a CDS encoding CusA/CzcA family heavy metal efflux RND transporter, which yields MLERILKFSIHHRWVILIATIAVAILGIYNYQKLPIDAVPDITNVQVQINTEASGYSPLEVEQRITFPLETAMSGIPHLVETRSISRYGLSQVTIIFEDGTDIYFARQLINIRIQEVKGNLPPGADPIMGPIATGLGEIFMWTVEPKANAAKLPQSTPYTLTHLRTIQDWIIRPQLLTTPGVTEVNTIGGYEKQYHVAPYPEKLIAYGLSFHDIVQALARNNANVGAGYIEHHGEQYLIRSPGQVTHREDIQQIIVGSHKGIPLYIKDVAEVTIGKELRTGAATENGEEVVLGTVFMLMGENSRTVSQKVADKMSGINNTLPAGVVAKTVYNRTALVDKTIETVRENLVAGAILVMVILFLFLGNIRAAFVTALVIPLSMLFTITGMVSNKISANLMSLGALDFGIIVDGAVIIVENCIRRLSEEQHRLGRLLTRQERFEVVFEASKEVRKATMFGELIIMIVYLPILSLTGIEGKMFYPMAFTVILALIGATILSLTFVPAAAALFFTGKFSEKENSVIRWAKKGYVPVLNLAMRNQMFIITAVALLVILSGLMTTRMGSEFIPSLDEGDIAIHAIRIPGTSLSQAVEMQCMLEKEIREFPEVENVFSKIGTAEIATDPMPPNVADTFVMLKPKSEWPDPRKSKTEFIHELEEHLKKIPGNNYEFTQPIQMRFNELIAGVRTDVAVKVFGDDTEVLLQTGERIANVLKKIQGASDVKVEQVTGLPVLTIRMNRKEMARYGLNISDVQEVIEIAIAGKSAGKVFEGDKQFELLVRLPEEIRTNVDALKRLPIPLPDTKDTFLTGGLIPAVHSEDSNKPGYITLGSIADFTVAPGPNQISRENGKRRIVVTANVRGSDIGSFIEEAKRVIKINVNIPAGYWISWGGQFEQMISAKNRLQIVTPIALALIFFLLFTTFGTVKDSLLVFTGVPFALTGGIVALWIRGIPLSISAGVGFIALSGVAVLNGLVMISFINKLRSEGNPLCQSIVDGAITRLRPVLMTALVASLGFLPMAVATGTGAEVQRPLATVVIGGILSSTILTLLVLPVLYHIFHRTDRIEKITGMV from the coding sequence ATGCTTGAACGAATCTTAAAATTTTCAATCCACCATCGATGGGTAATTCTTATAGCAACCATAGCGGTTGCTATTTTAGGCATTTACAATTACCAGAAACTTCCTATTGATGCAGTACCCGATATCACGAACGTTCAGGTGCAGATTAATACAGAAGCATCCGGATATTCTCCCTTAGAAGTAGAACAACGTATTACCTTTCCCCTTGAGACGGCCATGTCAGGTATACCTCATCTGGTTGAGACACGTTCCATCTCACGCTATGGGCTTTCACAGGTAACTATTATTTTTGAAGACGGAACGGACATTTACTTTGCACGGCAACTCATCAACATACGCATACAGGAAGTTAAGGGTAATTTGCCGCCTGGTGCCGACCCCATTATGGGCCCGATCGCAACCGGACTTGGTGAGATTTTTATGTGGACAGTTGAACCAAAAGCCAATGCCGCCAAGCTCCCACAGAGCACACCATATACACTCACTCATTTAAGAACTATTCAAGACTGGATCATCCGGCCTCAGTTGCTTACAACACCCGGTGTTACTGAGGTAAATACTATTGGCGGATACGAAAAACAATACCATGTAGCACCGTATCCGGAAAAGCTTATCGCTTACGGATTATCATTCCATGATATAGTTCAGGCCCTTGCCAGGAATAATGCCAATGTGGGCGCAGGCTATATTGAACACCATGGAGAGCAGTATCTGATTCGATCACCCGGACAGGTTACTCACAGAGAAGATATCCAGCAAATTATTGTTGGAAGTCACAAGGGCATTCCTCTTTACATTAAAGATGTGGCAGAAGTCACAATTGGGAAGGAGCTCCGTACAGGTGCTGCTACAGAAAATGGAGAAGAGGTTGTCCTCGGTACGGTCTTCATGCTTATGGGAGAGAATAGCAGAACTGTCTCGCAGAAAGTAGCTGACAAGATGAGCGGGATCAACAATACGTTGCCAGCAGGTGTTGTTGCGAAAACAGTATATAACCGTACAGCCCTTGTGGATAAAACAATCGAAACGGTAAGGGAAAATTTAGTGGCAGGTGCCATTCTGGTAATGGTGATTCTATTTCTCTTTCTGGGAAATATACGGGCAGCCTTCGTTACCGCCCTTGTTATACCATTATCCATGTTATTTACTATTACCGGGATGGTAAGCAATAAGATAAGTGCAAATCTGATGAGCTTAGGCGCACTTGACTTTGGAATTATCGTCGACGGCGCCGTAATAATTGTTGAAAATTGTATCCGCAGACTATCAGAAGAACAACATCGCCTTGGACGACTGTTAACGCGGCAGGAAAGATTCGAGGTTGTTTTTGAAGCATCGAAAGAAGTCCGGAAGGCGACCATGTTCGGTGAATTAATTATTATGATCGTCTATTTACCGATCCTGAGCCTGACAGGTATCGAGGGAAAGATGTTTTATCCTATGGCATTTACCGTAATTCTTGCGCTCATCGGCGCAACTATTCTTTCTCTGACGTTTGTTCCTGCTGCCGCAGCATTATTTTTTACAGGAAAATTCTCTGAAAAAGAAAACTCTGTCATTCGCTGGGCTAAAAAGGGATATGTTCCTGTTCTTAACCTTGCGATGCGGAACCAGATGTTTATTATTACGGCAGTAGCCTTACTCGTTATCCTGAGCGGACTCATGACAACACGCATGGGAAGTGAATTCATACCCAGTCTGGATGAAGGGGATATTGCAATTCATGCCATACGTATCCCCGGAACAAGCTTATCACAGGCAGTAGAGATGCAATGTATGCTCGAAAAAGAAATAAGAGAATTCCCTGAAGTAGAAAACGTCTTTTCCAAAATAGGAACGGCAGAAATAGCAACCGACCCCATGCCTCCGAATGTAGCAGATACATTTGTCATGCTGAAACCGAAATCTGAATGGCCTGATCCACGCAAATCAAAAACTGAATTCATACACGAACTCGAAGAACATCTCAAAAAAATTCCCGGGAATAATTATGAATTTACCCAACCCATTCAGATGCGGTTTAATGAGCTTATTGCAGGCGTACGCACCGATGTAGCAGTAAAGGTATTTGGAGATGATACAGAGGTACTTCTGCAAACTGGCGAAAGGATAGCAAATGTCCTGAAAAAAATCCAGGGGGCATCGGACGTTAAGGTGGAGCAAGTAACCGGTCTTCCTGTCCTCACCATACGAATGAATCGTAAAGAGATGGCCCGGTATGGACTCAACATATCCGATGTACAGGAAGTAATTGAAATTGCTATTGCAGGGAAAAGCGCCGGTAAGGTTTTTGAAGGAGATAAACAATTTGAGCTTTTGGTACGTCTTCCCGAAGAGATACGTACCAATGTCGATGCACTCAAGAGATTACCAATCCCTCTTCCTGATACGAAAGATACATTCCTTACGGGAGGCCTCATCCCGGCAGTTCATTCTGAGGATAGTAATAAACCAGGTTATATAACCCTCGGATCTATTGCAGATTTTACCGTCGCACCTGGCCCTAACCAAATTAGCCGGGAAAACGGTAAACGTCGCATCGTTGTAACAGCAAATGTAAGAGGAAGCGATATCGGCTCTTTTATCGAAGAAGCCAAGAGGGTAATAAAAATAAATGTCAACATTCCCGCAGGTTACTGGATATCCTGGGGCGGGCAATTTGAACAAATGATATCGGCAAAGAATCGGTTACAAATAGTCACCCCTATTGCACTCGCTTTAATATTTTTTCTGCTTTTCACGACATTTGGGACGGTAAAGGATTCCCTCCTGGTCTTCACGGGCGTTCCTTTTGCTCTTACCGGAGGAATCGTCGCACTTTGGATAAGAGGTATCCCGTTATCAATCTCGGCCGGCGTTGGCTTTATTGCACTCTCCGGTGTAGCCGTGCTCAACGGACTTGTCATGATTTCATTTATTAACAAACTCCGTTCGGAAGGCAACCCTCTTTGTCAGTCTATTGTTGATGGGGCAATTACACGACTGCGTCCGGTGCTTATGACAGCCCTTGTTGCCTCACTAGGCTTCCTTCCCATGGCTGTAGCCACAGGAACCGGAGCGGAAGTACAACGCCCGCTTGCAACTGTAGTAATCGGCGGAATACTATCATCAACCATCCTTACCTTACTGGTGCTTCCTGTACTCTACCACATCTTTCATCGCACGGACAGGATTGAAAAAATAACAGGAATGGTTTAA
- a CDS encoding four helix bundle protein, translating to MKVEDLEVYKKLFHLVLEVHELTMTFPKHELYELGSQLRRSSNSAPANLSEGFGNKHTNIYLEGISRSQGEIRETMHHLRIANTKKYLSNERLHTFISQYEECSKMLYGLEQALMRTYKK from the coding sequence ATGAAAGTTGAAGATTTAGAAGTATACAAAAAATTATTCCATTTAGTGTTAGAAGTTCATGAATTAACAATGACTTTCCCAAAACATGAGTTGTATGAGTTAGGTTCTCAATTAAGGCGTTCATCTAATTCAGCCCCGGCAAATTTATCTGAAGGTTTTGGTAATAAGCATACGAATATTTATTTGGAAGGAATCAGTCGATCACAAGGTGAAATTAGGGAAACTATGCATCATTTAAGAATAGCAAATACAAAAAAATATTTGAGTAATGAAAGGTTACATACATTTATCAGTCAATATGAAGAATGTTCAAAAATGCTTTATGGATTAGAGCAAGCATTAATGCGAACATATAAAAAATAA